The Pan paniscus chromosome 3, NHGRI_mPanPan1-v2.0_pri, whole genome shotgun sequence genome includes a window with the following:
- the LOC103783538 gene encoding putative uncharacterized protein FLJ44672: protein MQPGGTAGPAQAAMREAAAGPPQVGLSRPTCSLPASSPGPALPPGCVSRPDSGLPTSLDSAPAQLPAALVGTQLPEAKLPRPSSGLTVASPGSAPAPSDGICRPQMASGRWAPLGPAWASRRPLQAQIVPKLASPGPAPSSRRPLQVQNFLESASPGPAPPASQWPLSAQPSSWLLAAFPGPAFDFWRPLQAQNLTSSGPLQARPPASRRPARARPRPHSGLSTPS from the coding sequence atgcagccaggaggaacagcTGGGCCTGCACAGGCCGCCATGCGGGAGGCAGCGGCCGGGCCTCCTCAAGTCGGCCTCTCCAGACCCACTTGCAGCCTCCCAGcgtcctctccgggcccagctcttcctcccggctgcgtctccaggcccgactctggcctcccaacgtctttggactcagctcctgcccagctcccagcggCCCTGGTAGGCACACAACTTCCcgaagccaagctccccaggcccagctcaggcctcacggtggcctctccaggctcagctcctgcccccTCTGATGGCATCTGCAGGCCCCAAATGGCCTCCGGTCGGTGGGCTCCTCTAGGcccagcttgggcctcccggcggcctctgcaggcccaaatCGTCCCGAAgttggcctctccaggcccagctccgtcctctcggcggcctctccaggtgcaaaacttcctcgagtcagcctctccaggcccagctcctcctgcctcccagtggcctctttcagcccagcccagctcatggctcttggcggccttcccaggccccgcttttgacttttggcggcctcttcaggcccagaacTTGACCTCCAGTGGGCCTTTGCAGGCCCGGCCTCCTGCCTCTCGAAGGCCTGCACGGGCCCGGCCTCGGCCTCACAGCGGACtctccacgcccagctag